The Comamonas testosteroni genome contains the following window.
CCACTTGGGCATTCATTGGCAGGGCCATGGTATCTCCGGGGAAAGACTTATCAGGACAAACCATCGATTCTACGAGCCTCGGAGGCTTCGTGCGGCGGCTCAGCGCTTTTTGAGGGGGCGCCAGACCATTTACGGCGCATCCAGTTGGCAAAATCATCGAGATAGCAGTAAACCACAGGCACCACGACCAGGGTCAGCAGCGAGGAAGTGATGACGCCGCCGATCACGGCCTGGCCCATGGGGGCGCGTTGCTCGGAGCCTTCGGTGACCGCAAAGGCCAGCGGCACCATGCCGAAGATCATGGCCAGCGTGGTCATCAGGATCGGGCGCAGGCGCACCCGGGCCGCCAGCAGCAGCGCTTCGTTGCGCGGCAGGCCTGGCTCGGTCTGGCCGCTGACCTCGTCGGTGCGGGGTTCGCGGGCGCGGATGGCAAAGTCCACCAGCAAAATGGCGTTCTTGGTCACCAGACCCATGAGCATGACCACTCCGATGATGGAGAACATGGACAGGGCCGAGCCGAACATCATCAGTGCCAGCACCACGCCTATCAGAGTCAGGGGCAGCGAGGTCATGAGCGCCAGGGGCTGGAGAAAGCTCTTGAACTGGCTGGCCAGAATCATGTAGATGAAGATGATGGCCAGCATCAGCGCGGAAATCGCGTAGCCAAAGGATTCGGCCATGTTCTTGGCCGCACCGCTGAACTGGTAGCTATAGCCGGGCGGCATGGGAATGGTGGCCAGTGCCTGCTTGATATCGGCCGTGACCTCGCCCGTGCTGCGCAGATAGACATTGGCGTTGATGGCGACCTCGCGGTTGAGATTGCGGCGGTTGATCTGGCTGGGGCCGGTGCTGTCCACCACGCTGGCAATCTGGTTGAGGCGCACGATGCGCATGCCGCCATCTCCGGCCGCCAGTGCAAACGGCAGGCGCTCCAGGTCCTGCGGCGTGGTGCGCACCTCGGGCTCGAGCCGCACGTTCACGTCATAGGTCTGGTCGTCGCTGGCCCGCCAGTTGCCCACGGTCTGGCCGGCCACCCAGGTGCGCAGCGCGCCGGCCATATTGCCTATCGACAGGCCCAGATCGGCCGCGGCATCGCGATGGACCTCGATATTGACCATGGGCTTGTTGGGCTTGAGGCTGGAGTCCAGGTCGACCAGGCCCGGAATATCGTCGATTCGCTCCTGCACGATCTGGCTCAGGCGGGCCAGTTCGTCCAGATCTGGGCCCATGAGAGAGAATTCGACCTGCTTTTGCCCGCCCACGGCCTCGCGCAGGCCCACATGGGTGAGCTTGATGCCCGCTATCGCCTGCAGCCTGGGGCGCAGATAGGCCGAAATCTCGTCCACATTGCGGTTGCGCTGATGGCGGTCAACCAGGCGCACATAGATATTGGCGTAGTTCTTGCCGTTGGCATTGCCGGTGTTGATGGTGGTCAGCGTGTAGCGCACCTCGGGCAAGGCGCGCAATATGTCCGTCACCTGTCTGGCCTTGGCTTCGGTGGCTTCGATCGAGGAGCCTTCGGGGGTGTTGAAGCTGATCGAAGTTTCCGAGAAGTCCGCCTTGGGTACAAATTCGGTGCCAAGCAAGGGTACAAGCGCGATGCTAGCTATGAAAATAATGAATGCCAGCGCCAGGGTGAGCAGCTTGTGGGCCAGCGACCAGCGCAGTATGCCCTGGTAGAAGTCCGAGAGCCGGTCGCTCATGCGCTCCACCCAGGCCGTCACGCGCCCCAGCGTGCGGTCGTACAGGCTTTTGCTGTCATGTTCGCCGTGGGCGTGGATCGCCGGGTCATGCCAGACGCTGGAAAGCATGGGGTCCAGCGTGAAGCTGACAAACATGGAGATCAGCACGGCAGCCACGATGGTGATGCCGAACTCATGGAAGAACTGCCCGATGATGCCGCCCATAAAGCCTATGGGCAGAAATACGGCGACGATGGAGAGCGTGGTGGCAAGCACGGCCAGCCCGATCTCCTGCGTGCCTTCCATGGCTGCCTGATAGGCGTTCTTGCCCATCTGTACATGGCGCACGATGTTCTCTCGCACCACGATGGCATCGTCGATCAGCAGGCCCACGCAAAGCGAGAGCGCCATCAGCGTGACCATATTGATGGAAAAGCCGAACCAGTACATGAAGAGGAAGGTGCCGATCAGCGCGATGGGCAGTGTCAGCCCCGTGATCACCGTGGAACGCCAGGAGTTCAGGAACAGAAACACGATGAGCACCGTGAGCAAGGCACCCTCGATCAGCGTCTGGCGAACGTTGTCCACGCCCACGCGGATGGCGCGCGAGTTGTCGGCAATCGCCTGCAGGCGCACGCCGGGCGGCAGCTCGGGAGCGATGGCTTTGATCGCTGCATTCAGGCCGTCGACCACCTCGATGGTGTTCTCGTCCTGGGCCTTTTGCACGGACATCAGCAGCGTACGGCTGCCGTTGTACAGCGCCAGGGTCTGCAGCTCCTGCGCATCGTCCTGCACGCGGGCCAGCTGGCCGACGCGGATCGGGGCGCCGTTGCGGTAGGCCACGATGATGCGGGCGAATTCCTCGGGGCGCTGAATGCGGGCATCGATCTGCACCACGCGTTCCTGGGCCTTGGATCGGATCGCCCCCACGGGCAGATCCTGGTTCTCGGCACGCACCGCCTGGGCAACCTGCTCGGGGGTGATGGCGTAGGCCTCGAGCGCCCGTGGGTCCAGATAGACATTGATCTCGCGCTTGGTGGCTCCCACCATGTTCACGGCGCCCACGCCGCGCACGTTCTCCAGCCGCTTTTTCAGCACCTGGTCGGCCCAACTGGTCAGTGCAATCGCATCGGGCGGCATCACGTTCTGGCCATCGGGGGCGGGCTCGCCGTGCAGGGCATGGGGGTCTGG
Protein-coding sequences here:
- a CDS encoding efflux RND transporter permease subunit, encoding MWFTRISLKNPVLATMLMLAFVVSGIFSYQRLKVDQFPNIEFPVVVVTVEYPGASPEIVESEVTKKIEESVNSVAGINALTSRSYEGTSVVIIEFQLHIDGRRAADDVREKVASVRPTLRDEVKEPRVIRFDPASTAVWSLAVLPDPHALHGEPAPDGQNVMPPDAIALTSWADQVLKKRLENVRGVGAVNMVGATKREINVYLDPRALEAYAITPEQVAQAVRAENQDLPVGAIRSKAQERVVQIDARIQRPEEFARIIVAYRNGAPIRVGQLARVQDDAQELQTLALYNGSRTLLMSVQKAQDENTIEVVDGLNAAIKAIAPELPPGVRLQAIADNSRAIRVGVDNVRQTLIEGALLTVLIVFLFLNSWRSTVITGLTLPIALIGTFLFMYWFGFSINMVTLMALSLCVGLLIDDAIVVRENIVRHVQMGKNAYQAAMEGTQEIGLAVLATTLSIVAVFLPIGFMGGIIGQFFHEFGITIVAAVLISMFVSFTLDPMLSSVWHDPAIHAHGEHDSKSLYDRTLGRVTAWVERMSDRLSDFYQGILRWSLAHKLLTLALAFIIFIASIALVPLLGTEFVPKADFSETSISFNTPEGSSIEATEAKARQVTDILRALPEVRYTLTTINTGNANGKNYANIYVRLVDRHQRNRNVDEISAYLRPRLQAIAGIKLTHVGLREAVGGQKQVEFSLMGPDLDELARLSQIVQERIDDIPGLVDLDSSLKPNKPMVNIEVHRDAAADLGLSIGNMAGALRTWVAGQTVGNWRASDDQTYDVNVRLEPEVRTTPQDLERLPFALAAGDGGMRIVRLNQIASVVDSTGPSQINRRNLNREVAINANVYLRSTGEVTADIKQALATIPMPPGYSYQFSGAAKNMAESFGYAISALMLAIIFIYMILASQFKSFLQPLALMTSLPLTLIGVVLALMMFGSALSMFSIIGVVMLMGLVTKNAILLVDFAIRAREPRTDEVSGQTEPGLPRNEALLLAARVRLRPILMTTLAMIFGMVPLAFAVTEGSEQRAPMGQAVIGGVITSSLLTLVVVPVVYCYLDDFANWMRRKWSGAPSKSAEPPHEASEARRIDGLS